CCTGTTCGGCGCCAGCCTGTCCGCCCGAAACGGGTGCATCGATGAAATGGCAGCCGCGCTCGCGTGCGGCCTCGTGCAGTTCGCGCGCTACGCTGGCGCTGGCGGTGGTGTGGTCGACGAAGATAGTGCCTGGCGCCGCGTGCTGGAACGCGCCATCTGGCCCCGTCATGACCGCGCGCAGGTCATCGTCATTGCCAACACAGGCACAAACGATGTCACAGTCGACTGCGGCCAGCGCCGGCGTCGCTGCCTGTTTGCCACCGTGCTTGCCAAAGGCCTGGACCCAGCGCTCCGCCTTGGCTGCCGTACGGTTGTAAACGGTGACGTCATGGCCCTTGGCGGCCAGATGGCCGGCCATGGGGTAGCCCATGACGCCGAGCCCGAGGAATGCAACCCGCATGACTTTGCTCCGTGACTTCGAAGAGAGGCAAGAGTATAGGTCGTTTGCGGGCAGTGGCGGTCGATGTCAGAATGCCGCCACCTCGAAGTCATCGCCCCATTCGAAGTCATCGCCCCCACCATGTTTCCCGCCAGTTACGACGCGTTACTCGTCCTGTTTTCGGTCATTGTCGCCGTTCTCGCTTCCTATACCGCGCTGGACATGGCAGGGCGCATCTCCACCGCGAGCGGCCGCTATGCGCGGCTGTGGCTGGCCGGCGGGGCAGTGGCCATGGGGCTTGGCATCTGGTCGATGCACTTCCTGGGCATGTTGTCGTTCAGCCTGCCGATTCCGCTGGGCTACGACCCCGCCATCACGGCTGTCTCGCTGCTGATCGCCGTTGTTGCCTCGGCATTCGCGCTGCGGCTCGTCTGCCTGGAGCATCTGCCGCGCAGGCGGCTGGCGCTTGGCGCGCTGGTGCTCGGCGGGGCCGTAGCCAGCATGCATTACACGGGCATGGCGGCATTGCGCATGCAACCGGGCATTCAGTACGACCCGTGGTTGTTTCTATTGTCGATCCTGATCGCCGTGGGGGCATCCGGGGCGGCGCTCTGGATTGCCTTCCGATTGCGGCGGCACATGCCGCGCGTGCATCAACTGCGCTTTGGAGCGGCACTGGTGATGGGCGGCGCCGTCGCGGCGATGCACTACACCGGCATGGCCGCGGCGAGGTTTCCTATCGGCAGTGTGTGTGGCGCAGCGGGCGGCGGGCTGCAGGGCAATACGCTGGCGCTGCCCATTCTCGTGATCACGATCTGCGTCCTGGCCGTGGCGCTGATTACCTCGGTGCTCGACATGCGCCTGGAAATGCGCACGGCGGTGCTGGCCGACGCGCTGGGCGTCGCGAACGAAGAGCTGGAATTCCTGGCGCTACACGACAAGCTCACCCATCTGCCGAACCGCGTGCTGCTGGAAGACCGTTTCACGCTGGCGATTCAGGCAGCGGCCCGGCACCATGGCCGTTTTGCCGTGCTTTTCGTCGATCTGGATGGATTCAAGGGCGTCAACGATACCTACGGGCACCAGGTCGGCGACGGGCTGTTGGTGGAGATCGCCAATCGGCTGCGGGCATCGGTTTCGTCGGAAGATACGATCGCGCGTGTCGGTGGCGATGAGTTCGTGCTGCTGGTGCACGTCGACGAACCTGAGGATGCGGGTGTCGTCGCCGGGAAGCTGATCGACGTGCTGCGCGAGCCCGCAAATGTGGCAGGCCACATGGTGCACGTCTCAGGCAGCATCGGCATTGCGATCTACCCCGTCGACGGACAGGATCAGGACGCGCTGATGACCAATGCCGACGCCGCGATGTACCACGCGAAGGCATCAGGCCGGAACGCGAGCTACTTCTTCGAGCGGTCGATGAACCATCAGGCGCGGGCGCAGCAGATGCTGATCCAGGACTTGCGGGCGGCCCTGAGAAACGGCCAATTGCAGTTGCACTATCAACCGAAGTTTTCGGCTGCTGACAATGTGCTGGTAGGCGCCGAGGCGCTGCTGCGCTGGAATCATCCCGTGCAGGGCCTGCTGATGCCGGACCAGTTCATCACGCTGGCAGAGAAGACCGGGGCAATCGTGCCGATCGGGACGTGGGTACTCAACGAGGCGTGCCGGCAATTGGCGTTATGGCACGACATGGGGCACGCGCACTGGTCGATGGCGGTCAACCTTTCCGCGCTGCAGTTCTGCCATGCGGGCATGGTCGAGTCGGTAGCCGAGGCGTTAGCGCGGCATAAGGTCGAGCCAAGACGATTGACGCTCGAGATTACGGAAACCACCGCCATGCGCGATGTGGAGACCACGCTCGCGATCATGACCCAGCTCGACGAGATGGGCGTGCGGATTGCGATCGATGATTTCGGTACTGGATATTCAAGCCTGCTGCATCTGAAGCGCATCCCAGCGAGCGAATTGAAGATCGACCGGGGATTCGTGCGCGATCTCGCGGAAGACAGCGAGGATGCCGCGATCGTATCGGCCATCGTGGCGCTGGGCCGAACGCTGAATTTGCAGGTAGTGGCTGAGGGCGTGGAAACGACCGCTCAGCGGTCGTTCCTGGCAGGTCTGGGGTGTGATGCGTTGCAGGGCTATCTACTTGGCAGGCCGATGCCTGCGGCGCAATTCACGGAGCTGGCGCTGGCCGATGTCGATGCGTGAGCGTGTCATGACACGTCACGCATCGAGCGACATCCTGTATCAGGCCCCGTCGGTGAACACGTCGCGCTTGCCCGTTGCGCTGAAGCCGCCGTCTGTGTACGGGCTGCGCGGATCGTGGATGGCGCGGCCACCATCGGTGTACGGATCGCGTGTGCCAGTGCGCTCGACCAGGCCATCGCGATTGGTGACGCGCGCGCCGTCGGTGAACGGATCCGCGCTGCGCGGCGCGGCGTTGGCCAAGCCGGCGGCGCTGGCGAGGGTGGCGGTCAGGGCAGTGTAGAGCAGGGCTTGCTTGATGGTTCGCATCTTGGAATCCTCTTCGTGATATGGGTTACGGGTTGTTCACGGCTTGCTGGAGAGTCTGATCGGTCGTTGCGCGACCTTGGAATGCAGTTTAGAGGGCGGGTCCCGACGCGAACATGACCCTTGAATGACATTGATGTCATTTGTCCGAGGCAATGCGATACGATTGCGGGACAGGATGCCGACCGGACAATGAATTCGGCCTTGGCGACAAATCCACGCCAAACAACCTGTAGAATCTCAATCTGGTTCGCAATGCACGCTGCGCGGGCCGTCCCCCAAGAATTTCCTTTCTCCAGCCTGTCCAGCCATGTCGACAGGCGCGCACGATGAGTCATGTCCGAGTCTGAGTCAGCCAAACAAGCCGCGGTGGTGTGGGTCCACGAACAGATGGAGCGTCATGGCCTGACGTTCGAAGACCTGGTCGAGGCAGGCTGTTTTGCCGATGCGCATATCGAAGTTGCCGATCAGGCCGACGCCGTTGCGAAAGCCGCAACGCCGACGCCGGAAGTGCCGCCGCGTGTGATGTACCGCAACGCCATGGGGCAAACCTGGGACGGTAATGGGGAATACCCTGATTGGCTGCAACGCGCGGTCAATGCCGGGCAGTCGATCGACTTCTATCGCGTCGAGTAGCAATGCGATACCCCACTGGGCGCATGGGCGCCTGGTGTATCGGCATCATTGGCTGGCCGGATGCGTCAGCAACGCTCGGCAGTCAGGGCGGCCTCAATTCCGAAGTGCAACACCGAGAATTGAGGCCAAGATGACCAAGAAAAATTACCAGCAGTTGAGTGAGACCGAACGCCATGCGATAGCCCTGGGGCTGCAGCAAAAGCAAAGCCTCAGCGCCATAGCCAGGGCCCTGGGGCGTGACAAGAGCACTATCAGCCGCGAGTGCAATCGCAATGCAGGCGGCAAGGGCTACGCCTCCAAGTTCGCCCAGCAGCGCAGTGACAATCGCAAACGCCAAGCCCGTCCCAGCCCCAAGCTGCACCGCCAAGGGCCCTTGTTCCCGCTGGTTTGCGACTACCTGCGCCACAAGTGGTCGCCCCAGCAAATCGCCAACGAACTCCAGCGTCTTCACCCACAGGATCGCCGCTTGCAAGCCTCACACGAAAGCATCTACACCTGCATCTACGCCCAGCCCCGGGGAGAGCTCAAGAAGGAGCTGGTGTCCTGCCTGCGCATGGCCCACGCCAAACGTTGGCCCCGCTCCAGGGGAAAGGATCGCCGCAAGGAGACGCAAGACTTGCTGAGCATCCATGTGCGAGCACCCGAGATCGAGGATCGCCAGTTGCCCGGCCACTGGGAGGGTGATCTGATCAAAGGCAAGGCTAACGCCAGTGCGATTGGCACGCTGGTCGAGCGCACCACCCGTCTGGTGGTGCTGGTCAAGCTGCCACACCCCAACCCCGCCACAGCGGCGCATGTACTGCAAGCCTTCAGCGACAAGCTCAAGACAATAGCCCAGCCGATGCGCCAGACCCTGACCTACGACCGGGGCAGCGAGATGGCCGAGCACCGCCAGCTCAGCGAGAACACAGGCATGAAGGTGTACTTCTGCGACCCCTACAGTCCCTGGCAAAGGGGGAGCAACGAGAACACCAATGGGCTCTTGCGCCAGTACTTCCCCAAGGGGACTGATCTGAGTGGCTACAGCCAGGAGCAGTTGGACGCTGTGGCCGATGAGCTCAATGGACGGCCCAGGATGACTCTGGGGTGGCGCAAGCCCATCGAGGTCTATGCCGAGCATTTGGCGCGGCTGGCCCAGCAGCCGGATTTAGTGCATTGAGTTTTTGTTGCACTTGGACTTGAAACCGCCCAGGTTCGGCAGGGATGTGAAGGCGGTAATAGCCAGCGGCTGCGCATGACGCTGGTACTGCATCGCCGCGGGTGGTAATTCCTGCAACAGCATCGCATTGCTGGCGGCGGCGCCCGGTTGCTTGCCGGGGTGATTCGGCGCATCAACGGCGGGTCGCGCATCCTGCCAGACTGGCAGGTCATCCTCCAGCCCTCGCGCGGGGCCCATCTGGCCTATCTCGCATTGGGCCTGCATTCCATTGAGGCCGTTCAACGGGCCAATCTCCGCTTCCGCTTCAATCTTGATCGCCGCGTGCCGCTCGGGCATCGACAGGCCGATTGCTTCCGTCAATTCGCAGGCCGCCATATCAGCCGCAGCCGCGCCCTGGACAGGCAGCGCGAGTGAGGCAAGGCACAACAGGAGACCGGAGAACGGGCGTTTCATCGAGGAAATTGGGGGCTTGCGAGGGGCTAGAACTGCCTGTGTTGAGCAGTTGCAGCATTGTACTGCCTCTAACGGTTGCAAAATGGCTATATCAAGATGACATTCGTGCAATGTTCGCCAATTCGTGGCAAAGCTCCGCTAGTGTCTCGGTCTATATCCAGAACCTCGAATAATGGGCCGGTACCAAGCCGGCTTGGAAGTGAACCAACATGCGCATCCTGATTGTCGAAGACGAGCCGAAGGCCGGTGATTATCTGCTCAAGGGACTCACCGAGTCGGGCTTCGTGGCCGATCTGGCCCGCGACGGCGTGGATGGGCTGGCCCACGCACGCGAGCAGCACTATGACCTGATCGTGCTCGACGTGATGCTGCCCGGCATGGATGGCTGGC
This genomic interval from Cupriavidus metallidurans CH34 contains the following:
- a CDS encoding IS30-like element IS1088 family transposase — translated: MTKKNYQQLSETERHAIALGLQQKQSLSAIARALGRDKSTISRECNRNAGGKGYASKFAQQRSDNRKRQARPSPKLHRQGPLFPLVCDYLRHKWSPQQIANELQRLHPQDRRLQASHESIYTCIYAQPRGELKKELVSCLRMAHAKRWPRSRGKDRRKETQDLLSIHVRAPEIEDRQLPGHWEGDLIKGKANASAIGTLVERTTRLVVLVKLPHPNPATAAHVLQAFSDKLKTIAQPMRQTLTYDRGSEMAEHRQLSENTGMKVYFCDPYSPWQRGSNENTNGLLRQYFPKGTDLSGYSQEQLDAVADELNGRPRMTLGWRKPIEVYAEHLARLAQQPDLVH
- a CDS encoding H-NS family nucleoid-associated regulatory protein, whose amino-acid sequence is MSESESAKQAAVVWVHEQMERHGLTFEDLVEAGCFADAHIEVADQADAVAKAATPTPEVPPRVMYRNAMGQTWDGNGEYPDWLQRAVNAGQSIDFYRVE
- a CDS encoding putative bifunctional diguanylate cyclase/phosphodiesterase is translated as MFPASYDALLVLFSVIVAVLASYTALDMAGRISTASGRYARLWLAGGAVAMGLGIWSMHFLGMLSFSLPIPLGYDPAITAVSLLIAVVASAFALRLVCLEHLPRRRLALGALVLGGAVASMHYTGMAALRMQPGIQYDPWLFLLSILIAVGASGAALWIAFRLRRHMPRVHQLRFGAALVMGGAVAAMHYTGMAAARFPIGSVCGAAGGGLQGNTLALPILVITICVLAVALITSVLDMRLEMRTAVLADALGVANEELEFLALHDKLTHLPNRVLLEDRFTLAIQAAARHHGRFAVLFVDLDGFKGVNDTYGHQVGDGLLVEIANRLRASVSSEDTIARVGGDEFVLLVHVDEPEDAGVVAGKLIDVLREPANVAGHMVHVSGSIGIAIYPVDGQDQDALMTNADAAMYHAKASGRNASYFFERSMNHQARAQQMLIQDLRAALRNGQLQLHYQPKFSAADNVLVGAEALLRWNHPVQGLLMPDQFITLAEKTGAIVPIGTWVLNEACRQLALWHDMGHAHWSMAVNLSALQFCHAGMVESVAEALARHKVEPRRLTLEITETTAMRDVETTLAIMTQLDEMGVRIAIDDFGTGYSSLLHLKRIPASELKIDRGFVRDLAEDSEDAAIVSAIVALGRTLNLQVVAEGVETTAQRSFLAGLGCDALQGYLLGRPMPAAQFTELALADVDA